In Lotus japonicus ecotype B-129 chromosome 5, LjGifu_v1.2, one genomic interval encodes:
- the LOC130721297 gene encoding phosphoglycerate mutase-like protein AT74: MGVLPKRIILMRHGESQGNLDTSAYTTTPDHSIQLTPQGISQARRAGNRLRRVMAADGCSPDWRVNFYVSPYARTRSTLREVGRSFSKKRVIGVREESRIREQDFGNFQVEERMKIIKQTRERFGRFFYRFPEGESAADVYDRISGFFEALWRDIDLNRLHHDPSNDLNLVIVSHGLTSRIFLMKWFKWTVEQFEHLNNFGNCEFRVMEQGSGGEYSLAVHHTEEEMLQWGLSPEMVADQKWRAGASRGAWNDQCSWYLDGFFDRLAEESDDEEASSSCA; encoded by the exons atgggtGTGCTACCAAAGAGAATAATCCTAATGCGTCACGGAGAATCACAGGGAAACCTCGACACGTCAGCATACACCACCACACCAGACCACAGCATTCAGTTAACACCGCAAGGAATCTCCCAAGCCCGCCGCGCCGGTAACCGTCTCCGCCGCGTCATGGCCGCCGACGGCTGCTCCCCTGACTGGCGCGTCAACTTCTACGTCTCCCCCTACGCGCGCACCCGATCCACGCTCCGAGAAGTCGGCCGATCGTTCTCCAAGAAGCGCGTGATCGGCGTCCGGGAAGAATCTCGCATCCGCGAGCAGGATTTCGGTAACTTCCAGGTGGAAGAACGCATGAAAATCATCAAACAAACTCGCGAGCGTTTCGGTAGATTCTTCTACCGCTTCCCCGAAGGCGAATCCGCCGCCGATGTTTACGATCGGATCTCCG GTTTCTTTGAAGCTTTGTGGAGGGACATAGATCTGAACAGGCTACATCACGATCCATCAAACGATTTGAATCTGGTGATTGTTTCACACGGTTTGACATCGCGGATTTTTCTGATGAAGTGGTTCAAGTGGACGGTGGAGCAGTTTGAGCATCTGAACAATTTCGGGAACTGTGAGTTCCGTGTGATGGAGCAGGGGAGTGGCGGAGAGTATAGCTTGGCGGTTCATCacacggaggaggagatgctgCAGTGGGGGCTGTCTCCGGAGATGGTGGCGGATCAGAAATGGCGCGCCGGTGCGAGTAGGGGTGCGTGGAATGATCAGTGCTCGTGGTATCTTGATGGGTTTTTCGATCGTCttgctgaagaatctgatgatgaagaagctaGTTCTTCATGTGcatga